TTTAGGCATGGAGGAGGTATGGAGAAGGCATATGAGAGGGCATGGGCCTTCCTTAATTGGTGGGATTTCATTGTGGGGTTTAGGTGAGGTCAACTTGGTGTCAACATATGTCTTAAGGAAAATCTTCTGAAAGTTTAGTGTGTTATGTGGTTAGCCGCCTGCTGGTTCATTTATAGAGTTGATTCTTTATTCAAATGTAATTGGCCTAGATTAAGCtttacaacataacatgtGAGATGTCTAGTAAGAGAACATTACCCTTCTTCAATATGCATTGCCACTATGGTAGTAAAGAGCATACCTCTCATGGTTTCCAATAGCTGTCATGTAAGAAACTCGAGAAGCTACGGGACTTATTTGGTGCAGGAAAAAATCCCATTCAACTAAAAATCCAGTGGCGTAGCTAATGTCTCCAATGTGGAAGATAGAGTCTACATGCCCTGAATTTATTTCTTCAGCCATGGCTTGAATTACTGAGAGGGATCCTGGCTATTCATACCACACAAGTATTATTTAGGTGTGCATGAATGATGAGCATATAGTTGTTGCATTGCAGTACTAAATGTATCATATATACCTGAATGTAATGCTCTGTCGAACCATCACGAGGAGCCTTTCCCATGTCACCGAATGCGAGAAATTTGAGTTTATCAGATCCTCCTGCTGGGGGAGTCCGGAATTGGATTTCATTGCTCCAACCAACTGAATCACTGCAATTTATTTTCCATTCCCACATACATAAGGTCACTTTGTGTTGAAGAATTGGTAAGAAAGATGAAAAGGCTCTTTATAACTAATGCAAAAAATACACTTTTTGCACTTCCATCTTGCACCACATctcattgaaattttggaatgGTGTTTtctgttcctttttcttttttcaaatatttgttttgtggTGGAAATTAGATAGGGGGTTTATACATACCTTCCATATCTATAAGAGAAATTAGATAAAGGCTTAAGTCCTGTCATTACTGCTGTATGAATGAAGCCTGGGTCATGCCATCCGAAGTCCTTGGCTGGGCTTGGTAGAACTGAACCTACAATTTACAAAAGaggtaccaaaaaaaaaaaaaaaaactagagatCAAGGAGACCTTCAACTTGAAAACCATATCATAGGGTAATAAGCTAGTGTAACTTTTAGAATTTGTATTTTGCATGATCACATTGTTGATCACATCTTTTATAGAGATATCGAGATACATATTAACGAGAAACGTATATATGGATATAGGATGTTGAGGAACTGACTTTGCATGTCATCTTGTGAAAATGTAGTAACTTGTGACGTCTGTTTTTTTCCGTCACCATATTGTACTTGCTGAGGTTTCTGATCACCACTGACCCACGTTAATCGTATCTGCACCCATAATTCATGTTTCATTGTGTTAGAACTATGATCTCACAAGTTGATAGAACCATCTCGGCGATCTTTTTTTTATGGGAAAAATATACGAAAACAGACATTTTAATCAACTTGCttcaatttattaattaaattaagctGTTCTTAAAGCTCAAAACCACTTTGCAGCCTTCATAAGTGACTTCACACtaaactaattaaattagTTCAAGACGAGAATCacataaaagagaaaattttatttttcaatttttcatattgtgttGCGAGACTATGAATATACGTAAGTTATTGCTATGTCAAAATTAATAGTGAAAATAATATAGAGTGTTACCGATGTTCCCGTCGAATCTATGCTCGATAGATGTCCATATAATGGCTTATTTGGAGTGGCAAATCTCACAGGGCTTGACCTTTTCAAAATGCAAGGGGCCTCGAATCCACCAGAAAACAACACAAATTCAAGGTCCGTTCTGATGTTAACAACATGAAATGATAATGCACCACCACAAGTGGACACCAAGCATCGACCATTCCGATACTTTTTGCATTCCTTCTTCTTGCAACTCAGATAGTCAGGATCATTGCTTATGTATGCTGCCTGCAGCAATTTCAAAAAATGTCAACGTActacatattatatattacaGGTCAGTCTATTTTGTTGTTATTCTTATCAATGTGAGATAGAGGGACTCGGAAGTTCTTCCGACctttaagaaaaaaatcacTAAATTAAGAGTTAGTTGATAttcttgttttaattatattgATTGTTCACCTACTCTCTAATCAGGTTATTTAGGGCTTGTTTGAGAATCATTTCAAAGTGGTTGTAAGTGATTTTATAAAGAAGATAGTGGCGGAGCCAGGATTTCACATTAGAGGGGACccttcacaaaatttttaaaaataatttgaatagGATTGTTAAAATGCTAACCACTTAAGAAGTTAATTTGACACTAACCACTCATTTTGGCCTACTTCATACTATCATTtgatataaattaataatattatatacattCGTTACGATCATAATTctaatgaattatttatttacttttagaaacatgaatttcatattttaataatttgtcTACACTATTAAAGACTGAacttataataatttatattccaacatagagaagaataaaaaaaaagttcataaatCCCAACACTAAGTTACCCAACTCAATGAACTCATACATGAAAAAGGacggaaataaaaaaaatttataaagcttaagttaaataaaagaaaaaaagaaagaaatgttGTAAATTTAGGAGTTTTTAGtgaaaatatcataaattaacttaaaaaaatttagcgAGATAAGTAGATAAGAGATCAAGAAGTTTTATGGTTAATTTATAGACAATGAGAACCTAatatattgtttattttagaatAAATATCCTAAAACTAATCTAATGTAtagtatataaataaaattagaaaaaatggAGTGGGGGCCTGGGACCACACTGTTCCCTTATTGGCTCTGCCACTGTGGACATAGCACGTGCTTATCCTTAGAATAGTTTTAAAACACATATTAAGAAGCATGAGAGGTACTTCTCCTCATACCTGCTTTTGGCTCTCCCAAAATCACTTCCAAATTAAAGAGACAATTATACTAAAAAGATAACAATATCTATAACTATGGTGAAATCTAAACTTacgtatatatttttgttaaagCCAAGTAGTTGGGGTTTAAGGTTTAGAGTTTAGTATGCATCGAACACCCTACATGCACAATGTTTTGTTTATCAAGTTGCTGAGAAAATCACCACCATCTAACAAACAAATATAATGAGGAAAACACAATCCAAACAGTTATATTGAAAATGAACACAGAACTTATCCAACTAACTCATGCTCATCCACATGTTTGGTTCATCATTATCCGCTCAACAAAATATACGGGAAATTGATGTGGATATTAAAATCAAACGGAATAAACTGTTAGGCCCATAGGATTATGGTTTGTCAAACGTCAAAGCAAGTGCTTCGTTGGCTTTGTACGTAAATGTTTATGGTTTTCTTAACGCCACATTGTTAGTAACGTCGTACATTAAAGACAACATGGGCTGCCCCATGCCCAGCCACTTTTTCCAACTATGTGGcccttaaatttttttatttttgatatatatatttttttctctttagcTTTTATTCAttacaatttaaaaacttCTGTTACCACCGAAGGGCAATTCTTTTGGGACCTAACTATTAATTAGGACTACACTACACTCTTGAAACCTAACATATATCAATACTGTTATAGGAATAGGAATATGATCACTGGTATAACTCTTCCATTTGCAGAATTtagaacttttttttatgCCGGGTTTTCGCTAATACGGGTTTCGCATGccaaaaataattgaaaaaaagaaaagttggaCAGAGAAGTTGACGATGAACTTCTAAAACGAATCCAATATCGCCATACAAGGAGGAGAGTGAGTGGTGTGTATCAGTCGGGTGCCAATTTCACATTATTCGGCATCGATGATGTTCACATTAATTCATTACCATATATCtaacttttctgttttttttttttctttatgtaaaAAAAGGACCACatgcaaagagaaaaaaaggatatatatttatttctttctttaaaaagaaaaagaaaaaaaaggacatgAGTAATATGAAAACGATAATTTTGTTTACCTTAACAGGATAATGGCAGAGAAGAGGAAGTTTGCTGAGATCGCCAGTCTGTGCATAGAGAATCCCATTTAAAGGACAGCTTGAGACACTGCATATCATGTGATagccaaaaatatataacaaattgaaataatatgaagaaaaaaaaaaaaaaaaaagcatgaaTAAATTCGTAGATAATTAACGTgtacaattatatatatagaattcATACTCAGAATGAGAAGGTGAAATCATGGCGACCCAGTCGTCTTTGGAAGGATTGAGGACACCACTAACATTGACACTCAAGAACTCTTCATCTCCGAGGCCAGAAGAAGTTGAGTTAATACTAATTTGCAGATAAGGGCTCGGATGAGGACACTCAGCCAGAAATCTTCTATTCACAACCCTAAACTCAGATATTGCTGTGTAGTTAAGGTGTTGAACTTTGGAGTTGAAAACTAAAGGGTGCAAGGATGACGACGACGATGAAAAAGAAGCAAACGAAGAACCCAGAAAAAAGATGAACACAAGGAATGACAAGTTGAGAACAACACAATAAGTGCTTGAGGATCCCATTTTCAAATCAAAGTGgaattttgagtttatttTCTAAGGCAAAGAAACAAGgtttatatatagagagatGGTTCTTCTTCTTGCCTTGGTGGTCATGGCGCTGTCCTTCTGATTTTCTTCCTTATTTATTGGTTTCCCATTTGAGTACGCATGAATTCAATTTGGAAACTTGGTTTCATATCATATCagaatttagggtttgacAAGAACGTGGCTTTTTGTTTCCATTGTAGATATCTTTTGAACAGAGAAAGACAGGTCATAGGTGTGTACATGGGCGAACATTACGTTTTAAAACTGTTGTTTCTTCACGCAACGTTGTTTGGTTATGTTGATACCACGCAGGTGCGGCTGGGCCGGTAACAACCAATTGCGgctttaattttgtttgttttttggttggtcTCTTTTTTTAGTGCGAAAGCACAACGCTATTTTCAATCTAGCCATATTATACATGTGCATATTTATTAGGGGTGGAATTTGGACCCCAAAAACCCACCACTTGACAcagttggttttgtttgggaGCGAATCCGCTGTCCTTAATTTGGTGTCCCCTTCATGTCCCTTCTCTAGTTATTTGACATGTGTTATATAACTTAACAGAGAGTTAACTCTGTTAacttacttttatttttgacattaaaaaaaataaaaaaactcagcAAATACCAAGTAAAGGAGCGTACGCATCCCAGCAGTAACCCTAGGCCATTGCCTTCAAGGGCCAAAGTCAATGCCCCTTCGATCCCATAGAGCAAGTGCGAGTTGATCGTGAGGTGCCTTTGGCTGTTTCTACGTGGACATGAATCTTGGTTGTGGAGAGCTTCTTGTTGTTAAAGATGtccaaattttctatttgttttctACTGTTTTGTGAGTTATCTTTGGGTTTTGGAGTTTGCTTCTGTTCTTTCAGACTGTCGATTCCTTCTTggttttatttcattttggtttCGGAGTGTCCCTTTAGTTCTGGcttgttatttgttttgggttttggttgatttgtttctttggatttcaatttcatttgattttgcGAACTGAGAGGTTGAATAGGAGTTATCTCCTCCAAATcgatttcttgttttttttttttttttttttgctcagAATCCTCCAAATTGATTTCAACACTCACGTATCTTCCCTTTGTTTTCTCGTAAATCAAACAGTCTCTTCATCGTTCTAGCATTTGTGTTACGTAAAAGATGAGGTGGTTTCATTTTGTGATTCAGATGTCTTCTTCTTAGGGATTGTGATTCCTCATGTCTCATATCTCTTCCATTTTGTGATGTATTGGTTTTTAAGTTCACTGCACTTTCATCTCGggcattttttatataatttttaaaggatttttcttaatgataaaataaaacaagttaaCAAagttaattttctgttaagtTATATGACATGCGTCGAATAATTAGAGAAGGGACACAAAGGGGACACCAAATTGGAGACAGCGGATTTGTTCCCATTTTGTCTAGAGGTGGGTATGGGTTGGGTTGGTTCAATTTTGGTCCCAATCCGATATATAGcggtttatgattttttaaactCAGACTCGCATATTATTAGGCCAACTCAACCCAACTCGACCCTTTAGTGATCGGATTGGACGATTCAATCGAGTTGACCTGCAATTGTAGTTATTTTTTGGACTGAACCTAGGTGGCGTTGTAAAAACGGTATTGGAGATCTGAATTGAAACCATCAATAACCGcaaccaaaatatatatacagtccccttTTATTgaaggatccctcaaataatttagGCTCCCCTATGAATTTTGTTTCAACGAtgcaaaccatctattttttcaatctacattcatagatcatccttacaaaaattagacaaatcggaaaccgtttcgacatccaattgtgtcctacaaaatcaatgaatatggtgcttcaagaaagtaccaaaattttaataactcaattgagcggtcaaatgatatcggattcaagtgatttttgtaaagatgatcTTTAGATgaatatctaaaaaataaacagtttgaattaatgaaatacaatTAATGCGGAGTGGGCCCTATAAggatgtccctcaaataagtttatttaagGGATATCTCAATAGAAActctatgtatatatatatatatatatacatagagAGCTTCCCTTAGGATACCCTACAaatttttcaacgatccaaaccgtctatttttcaagtctttaTTCATAttccttgcaaaaaatcagaaaaattaaaaatcattaaGGCATCTAATCGCAAGCCACAAAATAGACgaatgcttcaagaaaatactaaaataacaATCATCTAATTGATTGATCAAATAGTTtcagattcaagtgattttttgagAAATGATATTTGAGGGAATATCTAGAACTTAGACGGTTTGAATCATTGAAAAACAATGTGTAATGGGGCctacaagggtgtccctcaaataagcttatttcaAGGATCCCTTAATATAAGctcactatatatatatgggctGTTCatcttacaaaaaaaaaaaaaaaaaaaaaaaaaaacataaaatatatgtaCTGTTTGTTAGTGGTATGCCCTTAAAGCA
The Prunus dulcis chromosome 2, ALMONDv2, whole genome shotgun sequence DNA segment above includes these coding regions:
- the LOC117617703 gene encoding probable inactive purple acid phosphatase 27 encodes the protein MGSSSTYCVVLNLSFLVFIFFLGSSFASFSSSSSSLHPLVFNSKVQHLNYTAISEFRVVNRRFLAECPHPSPYLQISINSTSSGLGDEEFLSVNVSGVLNPSKDDWVAMISPSHSDVSSCPLNGILYAQTGDLSKLPLLCHYPVKAAYISNDPDYLSCKKKECKKYRNGRCLVSTCGGALSFHVVNIRTDLEFVLFSGGFEAPCILKRSSPVRFATPNKPLYGHLSSIDSTGTSIRLTWVSGDQKPQQVQYGDGKKQTSQVTTFSQDDMQSSVLPSPAKDFGWHDPGFIHTAVMTGLKPLSNFSYRYGSDSVGWSNEIQFRTPPAGGSDKLKFLAFGDMGKAPRDGSTEHYIQPGSLSVIQAMAEEINSGHVDSIFHIGDISYATGFLVEWDFFLHQISPVASRVSYMTAIGNHERDYIDTGSVYITPDSGGESGVPYETYFPMPTPAKDKPWYSIEQASVHITVISTEHDWSQKSEQYQWMRRDMASVDRSKTPWLIFMGHRPMYTSADGLFSVDPKFVFEVEPLLLQSKVDLVLFGHVHNYERTCSLYRSQCKGLPVKDENGIDTYDHSNYSAPVHAVIGMAGFTLDKFPTGVNNPWSLSRISQFGYLRGYATKKEMKLEFVNADTRKVEDRFRITKASSSN